In the genome of Triticum urartu cultivar G1812 chromosome 5, Tu2.1, whole genome shotgun sequence, one region contains:
- the LOC125510583 gene encoding pentatricopeptide repeat-containing protein At3g22670, mitochondrial-like — MQRCCRVIVSQPAVLRPHKGNHAASRFCTAGFELPEWFRNPKKDGDSFDGDDHDKFVLPIKSDPVEERSHGGSSKPLSLRPEAASHEDAEFEADFDEASRILTSCFASPEAIVIAMDCCPVRVSDRMVDKILRRFGSDWVAAFGFFMWAGAQEGYCHSADSYNSMVDILGKFKQFDLMWGLITQMDEIGGLVSLATMTKVMRRLAGASRWSDAIDTFNKMDRFGVVKDTTAMNVLLDTLCKERSVKRARGAFQELRGSVPPDESSFNTLVHGWCKARMMNEARDTMKEMEEHGFKPSVITYTSLIEAYCMEKDFQTAYAILNEMRSKGCPPNVITYTIVMHALGKDGRTQEALDIFDKVRRDGCAPDASFYNSLIYILGRAGRLEDANSVVDKMSSTGVPPTVATFNTLISAACDHSQAENALKMLVRMEEQSCKPDIKTYTPLLKLCCKRQWIKVLRFLICHMFRKDITPDFSTYTLLVTWLCRNGKPAQSCLFLEEMVLKGFTPKKETFDLVVEKLDKENLHSAKKKVQLLTLRAAAVKV, encoded by the coding sequence ATGCAACGATGCTGCCGGGTCATTGTGTCGCAGCCGGCTGTGCTCCGGCCACATAAAGGCAACCACGCCGCGTCACGGTTCTGCACTGCAGGCTTCGAGCTGCCTGAATGGTTCAGGAACCCAAAGAAGGACGGCGACTCCTTTGATGGTGATGACCATGACAAATTTGTGCTCCCGATCAAGTCTGATCCCGTGGAGGAACGGAGCCATGGAGGCAGCTCCAAGCCTCTGTCGCTCCGCCCCGAGGCTGCCTCCCACGAGGACGCCGAGTTCGAGGCTGATTTCGACGAAGCCAGCAGGATCCTGACCTCTTGCTTTGCGTCCCCGGAGGCCATCGTGATAGCCATGGACTGCTGCCCTGTCAGGGTATCAGACCGCATGGTCGACAAGATCCTAAGGAGGTTTGGCAGTGATTGGGTGGCGGCGTTCGGGTTCTTTATGTGGGCCGGTGCTCAGGAAGGCTACTGCCACTCTGCTGATTCATACAACTCGATGGTTGACATACTAGGAAAGTTCAAACAGTTTGATTTGATGTGGGGCTTGATCACTCAGATGGATGAGATTGGCGGTTTGGTGTCGCTGGCAACGATGACAAAGGTGATGAGGAGGCTCGCTGGGGCCAGCCGGTGGAGCGATGCCATAGACACCTTCAACAAAATGGACCGGTTTGGTGTTGTGAAAGACACCACAGCTATGAATGTGCTCCTAGACACGCTGTGCAAGGAGAGGAGCGTGAAGCGCGCGAGAGGCGCGTTCCAAGAGTTGAGGGGATCGGTACCTCCCGACGAGAGTAGTTTCAACACGTTGGTCCATGGGTGGTGCAAGGCGAGGATGATGAATGAAGCCCGTGATACGATGAAGGAGATGGAGGAACATGGCTTCAAGCCCTCAGTGATAACTTACACCAGCCTGATAGAAGCATACTGTATGGAGAAAGATTTTCAGACGGCTTACGCCATCCTAAACGAGATGCGCTCGAAAGGATGCCCTCCAAATGTTATCACATACACGATTGTGATGCACGCTCTAGGGAAGGATGGAAGAACGCAAGAAGCTTTGGATATATTTGACAAGGTGAGGAGGGATGGCTGTGCCCCAGACGCTTCCTTCTACAACTCTCTCATATACATACTCGGCAGAGCAGGGAGACTGGAGGATGCAAACTCCGTCGTCGATAAGATGTCCAGCACTGGAGTTCCCCCCACTGTTGCTACCTTCAACACCCTAATTTCTGCTGCCTGTGACCACTCCCAGGCAGAGAATGCCCTGAAGATGCTGGTTAGGATGGAGGAGCAGTCATGCAAGCCTGACATCAAGACGTACACCCCATTGCTGAAGCTGTGCTGCAAAAGGCAATGGATAAAGGTACTCCGGTTCCTCATATGCCACATGTTCAGGAAGGATATCACCCCTGATTTCAGCACCTATACCTTGTTGGTAACCTGGCTGTGCCGGAACGGGAAGCCTGCTCAGTCTTGCCTGTTCTTGGAGGAGATGGTCCTGAAGGGTTTTACGCCAAAGAAAGAAACGTTTGATCTTGTGGTGGAGAAGCTTGATAAGGAAAATCTCCATTCAGCGAAGAAAAAGGTTCAACTTCTCACCCTGCGGGCAGCTGCTGTGAAAGTGTGA